TTCTTGTGCTTTACCAGTACCAAAACCGACACGACCATTTTTATCTCCGACTACGACAAGTGCAGTGAAGCGGAAACGACGTCCACCTTTTACAACTTTCGCAACGCGGTTGATCGTTACTACGCGTTCTTCAAACTCACTTTTGTTCTGATCATTACGACGCATGAAATATGTCCCTCCCTCTTAATTAAAATTCCAGACCATTTTCGCGTGCAGCGTCAGCTAATGCTTTTACACGGCCGTGGAAAAGATATCCGCCGCGGTCGAATACAACCGTTTTGACGTCTTTTTCAACAGCTTTCTTTGCAATAAGCTCGCCGACTTTAGCTGCAGATTCAGTGTTACCTGTAGATCCTGCCTCAACATCTTTATCTCTTGTAGAAGCGCTAACGATTGTTACGCCATTCAAGTCATCAATCAATTGTGCATAGATGTGCTTGTTTGAACGATAAACGTTTAGACGTGGACGCTCTGCAGTTCCGCTGATTTTCGTACGCACACGTGCGTGACGCTTTCTACGGACAGCG
This window of the Sporosarcina ureae genome carries:
- the rplR gene encoding 50S ribosomal protein L18; this encodes MITKQDKNAVRRKRHARVRTKISGTAERPRLNVYRSNKHIYAQLIDDLNGVTIVSASTRDKDVEAGSTGNTESAAKVGELIAKKAVEKDVKTVVFDRGGYLFHGRVKALADAARENGLEF